One window from the genome of Candidatus Schekmanbacteria bacterium encodes:
- a CDS encoding 4Fe-4S dicluster domain-containing protein: MAFVITEDCIICGTCWHICPTNSIIEYEDTYKIDEETCVECGACIKVCPNAAIVKSSKAKKEAATAEST; the protein is encoded by the coding sequence ATGGCATTTGTCATCACAGAAGATTGTATTATTTGTGGAACATGCTGGCATATCTGTCCAACAAATTCAATTATTGAGTATGAGGACACTTACAAAATCGATGAGGAAACTTGTGTTGAGTGCGGAGCTTGTATAAAGGTGTGCCCAAATGCCGCAATTGTAAAATCTAGTAAAGCAAAGAAAGAGGCAGCCACAGCTGAAAGTACTTGA